A genomic segment from Pristiophorus japonicus isolate sPriJap1 chromosome 16, sPriJap1.hap1, whole genome shotgun sequence encodes:
- the fam222ba gene encoding protein FAM222B translates to MRSAQYPTPAELDAYAKKVANNPLTIKIFPNSVKVPQRKHLRRTVNGLDTSGQRFSPYPSQASSNRGLLAIVKLPTKRIVKDFDGTRTRLLPDLAMNPPSAPYAAPSTLPHPQNTLLQPGLHGYRKVRPDGEAPPNVTVSTSTIPLSMAANLQQNRPSDLNSIVHQIYQMCQASAGLTTTSVCEGQIANPSPISRNVLIHASTRVSGHGMPAHLPPCIVNPGDPAVAMTAIAPGGVAVGNMNRMQAAYQNDVDSATWHQHQLTHLQHLSRDAAGPGHPGKLHRDISGAGFPGKTLSYPAELCLGQPYHLKVPGDKLSPSPPVNGMQGALPYSNGQYFQPIWNNILPTPNSDSSGSQDLGLVFHGGASGPADCVAATPFRAGAGSSGPSNVLQSVDYLGADYQNSCFRDQTMGMLGKVHRPPISRVPEPNLNQNSHIHHPVYR, encoded by the coding sequence ATGAGATCTGCACAGTACCCAACCCCAGCAGAATTGGATGCATATGCTAAGAAAGTTGCCAACAATCCGCTGACTATAAAAATCTTCCCAAACAGTGTCAAAGTACCACAAAGGAAGCATCTCCGTCGAACAGTGAACGGTTTGGACACTTCGGGCCAGCGATTCAGCCCTTACCCTTCTCAGGCCAGCTCCAATCGTGGTTTACTTGCAATCGTCAAGCTGCCCACCAAAAGGATTGTGAAAGACTTTGACGGAACGCGCACCAGGCTGCTGCCGGACCTCGCCATGAACCCACCGTCCGCTCCCTATGCTGCACCTAGCACTTTACCCCACCCGCAAAACACGCTGCTGCAACCGGGTTTACATGGATACCGGAAGGTGCGGCCGGACGGGGAGGCCCCTCCCAACGTCACGGTGTCTACCTCAACCATTCCGCTCTCCATGGCTGCTAACCTGCAGCAGAACAGGCCCTCTGACCTGAACAGCATTGTGCACCAGATATACCAGATGTGCCAGGCCAGTGCGGGCCTCACCACTACCTCAGTCTGTGAGGGACAGATCGCCAACCCCAGCCCGATCAGCCGCAACGTGCTGATCCACGCCAGCACCCGGGTGTCGGGCCATGGCATGCCGGCCCACCTACCCCCCTGCATTGTCAACCCGGGGGACCCGGCTGTCGCCATGACGGCCATCGCCCCGGGCGGTGTCGCCGTAGGCAACATGAACCGCATGCAAGCCGCCTACCAGAACGATGTCGATTCCGCCACGTGGCACCAGCACCAGCTGACGCACTTGCAACACCTCAGCAGGGATGCTGCCGGGCCAGGGCACCCTGGCAAGCTCCACCGAGACATTTCCGGAGCCGGGTTCCCCGGCAAGACGTTGAGTTACCCGGCCGAGCTGTGCCTGGGCCAGCCTTACCACCTAAAGGTGCCCGGGGATAAACTGTCGCCCTCGCCCCCTGTCAACGGGATGCAGGGGGCTCTGCCCTACTCCAACGGGCAGTACTTCCAGCCGATATGGAATAACATCCTCCCGACGCCCAACAGCGACAGCTCGGGCTCCCAGGATCTGGGCCTGGTGTTCCACGGGGGAGCTTCGGGCCCGGCGGACTGCGTGGCGGCCACTCCCTTCCGGGCTGGAGCTGGTTCCTCCGGCCCAAGCAACGTCCTGCAGAGCGTGGACTACCTGGGCGCCGACTACCAGAACTCCTGCTTTAGGGACCAGACTATGGGCATGCTGGGGAAGGTGCACAGGCCGCCCATCAGCCGAGTCCCCGAACCAAACCTTAATCAGAATAGTCATATTCACCACCCTGTGTACAGATGA